The genomic segment CGAAACCAACGTCTGCACGTACTATGAGATCCCTGACGAAATTCCGGTTGATCGCACTGAGCCGTTTCCGATAGGCTTCACGTGCTCCGGTGACCGGGCGATTGTCGCCGACGACAGCGGGCGGGAGGTCAAGAAAGGCGAGGAGGGAGAGCTGCTCGTAACGGGTGGATCTGTGATGCGCGATTATTGGAACCTCCCCGAGCGAACGGCGCAGGCCTTCTTCGTCGATGCCGAGGGGACAACCTGGTACAGAACGGGAGACGTCGTCAGAGAATCACCGACAGACGGCTACGTGTTCGTCGGCCGGCGGGACCGAATGGTAAAGCGAAGGGGGTATCGTGTAGAGCTGGGGGAGATCGAGGCGGCCCTCCACCTCCATCCGCTTGTCATCGAAGCTGCCGTGACTGCAGTTCCGGATGAAGAGAATGGCGTGGCGATCAAGGCATTCCTCTCGTTATCGAGCAAGAACCGCCCTTCCCTGGTCGAGATGAAGCGATTTTGCATCGAGCACCTGCCGGCCTACATGGTTCCGGATAAGTTTTACTTTCCGGAGTCGCTGCCGAAGACATCGACTGACAAGATCGATTATCAGCGCCTGCTTACCATCGCCTGATCACGTAACACGCGCTATGGTATTCCCTGTTCACCGCACACATCGGAACCCGGAATGGAATCGGCAGCCGCATCGGACGTCAAAGGCATCATCAAGAACTACATCCTCGAGGAGTTTCTTCCCGGAGAGAACCCGGACACGCTCGAGGACAGCACGCCGCTGATCACTGGCGGAATCCTCGACTCCATTGCAACCATAAAACTGATCGGCTTTCTGGACGAACGGTTCGGCGCACGCATCGAGCCGCACGAGATGAATGCCGACTTTCTCAATTTCCTGCCGGACATTGAATCACTCGTTAAGGCTAAACAGAAACAGGATTGACCCAAGGCACCGTATCGCTGACATGAATCGAAGATTGGACAACATTCCAGAGAAGGCGGATGTAGTTGTGATCGGCGGCGGGCCGGCGGGCAGCACCGCAGCAAACCTGCTCGCGCATCGAGGGTGCGACGTCGTGCTTCTGGACCAGGCTCGACATCCCCGGCTGATGGTTGGCGAGAGCATCCTGCCGCATATATGGAAGTATCTGGACCAGCTCGGAGCCGCCGAGGACATCGAGAACGCTGGATTCATTAGGAAATCGGGCGGAACGTTATCTGGCGAGGGGCATCCGCCAGACGAAGCTCGCGGACCACGGGAATCACGGAGAACGTCGAGGCGTCGGTTGTCATTGACGCCTCGGGCCAGTCGACATTTCTGTCCCGTTTCGGCATGACTGGCAGGAAAGAGCGCGGCAATTACGACAATCAGGTGGCGATTTTCTCCCAGGTCAGCGGCGGAATACGCGACGCCGGCAGAACCGCCGGCGACACACTGATCTTCTACGAAAAGAAGCATCACTGGGCCTGGTTCATTCCGCTCGATGATGAGCTGGTGAGCGTCGGCGTGGTTGTGCCCACCGACTACTTCGCGTCGCGACGCGAGAGCAAACGCGATTTCCTCGTTCGCGAGCTGCATGAGCTCAATCCCGAGCTCAAGCGCCGCGTTCCGGAAGTCCGGCTGACGGAAGAAGTGCGCGCGATATCCAATTATTCGTACGATACGCGGCATTTTACGGGAAAGGGGTTCCTTGCCGTGGGCGATGCCCATCGGTTCATCGATCCGGTGTTCTCATTCGGCCTGTACTTTTCGATCAAGGAGGCCGAGCACGCGGCCGCCGCCACAGCCGCATACCTCGAGGGGGCAGGTCGTGACGACCAAAATCCATTTCTCGCGTACGAACGGAGCTGTAACGCGGGGATGGATGTCGTCCAGGAGCTGATCGATGCGTTCTGGAACGAGCCTCTGGCGTTTGCTGTGATGGTGCACAACCGCTACAGAGAGGACTGCATCGACATGTTCGCCGGACGTGTCTACATGGCCGAGCCGTCACCGGGACTGCTCGCGTTCCGGCAGCTGAATGGCCGCATGACTCCCCAGCCCGCAAGCGTCGGAGCCTGAGCGCTCCCTGCGCTCGCTCCATGAATTTTTCGCATAGCACAGAGCACCAGCGCCTTCAGGACGAGATCACGGCGTTCGCGCGCACGGAGCTCAATGGGGGCGCGGCCGAGCGCGACCGCGCCCAGCTGTTTCCCCGTGACCTCTGGCTGCGATGCGGTGAGCTTCGTCTCCAGGGATTGATGATTCCCGAGGTCTATGGCGGG from the Gemmatimonadaceae bacterium genome contains:
- a CDS encoding acyl carrier protein, whose amino-acid sequence is MESAAASDVKGIIKNYILEEFLPGENPDTLEDSTPLITGGILDSIATIKLIGFLDERFGARIEPHEMNADFLNFLPDIESLVKAKQKQD
- a CDS encoding tryptophan 7-halogenase — its product is MNRRLDNIPEKADVVVIGGGPAGSTAANLLAHRGCDVVLLDQARHPRLMVGESILPHIWKYLDQLGAAEDIENAGFIRKSGGTLSGEGHPPDEARGPRESRRTSRRRLSLTPRASRHFCPVSA
- a CDS encoding tryptophan 7-halogenase; its protein translation is MSRFGMTGRKERGNYDNQVAIFSQVSGGIRDAGRTAGDTLIFYEKKHHWAWFIPLDDELVSVGVVVPTDYFASRRESKRDFLVRELHELNPELKRRVPEVRLTEEVRAISNYSYDTRHFTGKGFLAVGDAHRFIDPVFSFGLYFSIKEAEHAAAATAAYLEGAGRDDQNPFLAYERSCNAGMDVVQELIDAFWNEPLAFAVMVHNRYREDCIDMFAGRVYMAEPSPGLLAFRQLNGRMTPQPASVGA